Within the Agromyces ramosus genome, the region GGCGTATCCGACGATGCGGAATCCGAGCACGATCTTGCCGGGCGCCTCGCGGCGGTCGAGGGCACGGTAGGCCTCGACCACGTCGTCGAGGGGGAACACGTCGGCGATCGGCAGCCGGACCCGACGAGCGGCGGCGAGCGCGGCGACGCGGCCGAGGGCCACGACATCGCCCGCGTAGAGCTTCACGGCACCGCGTTGATCGACCGCCTCCCAGTCGACGAGCGTCAGCGTGCGCGACGCCGGCACGCCGAGTGCCACGGCCTCGTGCACCTCGCCGCCGAGGAAGTCGAGGAACGCGGTGACCGGGCCGTGCGCGAGCTCGCGGACCCGCTCGGCGAGCGCCGGGCCGTACCCGGTCGGGAGCACCCCGAACTGGCGGAGGAAGTCGAAGCGCATCGGCGCGCTCGTGCCGACCACGGTCGCGCCGCGCGAGCGGGCGAACTGGGCGGCGAGGCATCCGATGCCCCCGGCCGCCGCCGTGACGACGACGGTGTCGTTCGGGCCGAGCCCGAGTCCCTCGACGGCGTTCCAGGCAGTGGTGCCGGCGACGTAGAGGGAGCCGGCCACCTCCCACGACAAGGCCGGAGGCTTCGGCAGGAGCTGGCGTTCGGGCACGACCACGTGAGTGGCCTGTGCGCCGCGGTCGACGTAGCCCATCACCTCATCGCCCCGCGCGAACCCGACGACACCCGGCCCGGTCGCGAGGACGACGCCCGCGAGGTCGCGCCCCTGCGGCGACGGGAACTGCACCGGCCATCGATCGGGATGCTCGCCTCGCCGGATCGCGCTCTCGACGGGGTTCAGCCCGCAGGCGAACACCTCGACGAGCACTTCGCCCTCGCCTGGATCGGGCGTCGGGACCTCGACGACCTCGAGCACCTCGGGGCCGCCGAACCTGGAGAATCGGACTGCGTGAGCCATGTCGCACCTCCACTGTGCGGTGGTCCCATTCTCCGCCTCCGCGTCCGGGAGCGACAGTGCCGGGCTGGACGTGGCGTGTCGCGCGCGGGCCGGCCTCGCCTCACGCGCCCTTGCGGGCCGCGAGCGCAGCCTCGTAGAGCTCACGCTTCGGGAGGCCGCTCTCCCCGGCAACGAGCGCCACGGCGTCTTTCAGGCGGGTTCCGGATCCCGCGAGCGCGAGCACCCGCTCGAGCGAGGTCGCGGCATCGGCCTGCTGCTCGGCCGCCCCGCCGACGACGATGCAGATCTCACCGCGCACGCCGCCGGCCGCCCACTCGGCGAGCTCGCCGAGGCCGCCGCGCCGCACCTCCTCGTGCAGCTTCGTGAGCTCGCGGCAGACCGCCGCCGGCCGGTCGGTGCCGAACGCCTCTGCGAGCGCCGTGAGGCTCGCGGCGAGCCGCGACGGCCCCTCGAAGAACACGAGCGTACGCCGGTCTCCGGCGAGCTCGGCGAGGCGACGGCTGCGCTCCCCCGCCTTGCGCGGCAGGAACCCCTCGAACGCGAACCGGTCGGTCGGCAGGCCGGAGACGGCGAGCGCGGTGACGACGGCCGAGGGCCCCGGGATCACCGTGACCTCGACGCCGCCGGCCGCGGCGGCCGCGACGAGCGGGAAGCCCGGGTCGGACACCGTGGGCATGCCGGCATCGCTGAGCACGAGCAGGTCGGTCTCCCGCGCGAGCTCGACGAGCTCGGCCGCTTTCTGGCGTTCGTTGTGCTCGTGCAGTGCG harbors:
- a CDS encoding NADP-dependent oxidoreductase; translated protein: MAHAVRFSRFGGPEVLEVVEVPTPDPGEGEVLVEVFACGLNPVESAIRRGEHPDRWPVQFPSPQGRDLAGVVLATGPGVVGFARGDEVMGYVDRGAQATHVVVPERQLLPKPPALSWEVAGSLYVAGTTAWNAVEGLGLGPNDTVVVTAAAGGIGCLAAQFARSRGATVVGTSAPMRFDFLRQFGVLPTGYGPALAERVRELAHGPVTAFLDFLGGEVHEAVALGVPASRTLTLVDWEAVDQRGAVKLYAGDVVALGRVAALAAARRVRLPIADVFPLDDVVEAYRALDRREAPGKIVLGFRIVGYAGQRVQEPAIKEQDVTLGVPTPHAHLDAEEAVPSAIGDGSVRRRHREERAERARRAEAETEGATAEPDPALDDV
- the rsmI gene encoding 16S rRNA (cytidine(1402)-2'-O)-methyltransferase, with translation MIILAATPIGNLGDASTRLREALQNATIVASEDTRVTQRLLAGLGIANRPRLIALHEHNERQKAAELVELARETDLLVLSDAGMPTVSDPGFPLVAAAAAGGVEVTVIPGPSAVVTALAVSGLPTDRFAFEGFLPRKAGERSRRLAELAGDRRTLVFFEGPSRLAASLTALAEAFGTDRPAAVCRELTKLHEEVRRGGLGELAEWAAGGVRGEICIVVGGAAEQQADAATSLERVLALAGSGTRLKDAVALVAGESGLPKRELYEAALAARKGA